The following proteins come from a genomic window of Nitrospirota bacterium:
- a CDS encoding glucose dehydrogenase: protein MAFATVRLFTATIVLLFGLTGCYVMRSSSGGGQTSFEPPRAVNPGDIALPEGYRIEPVATGLTFPTGVAFDDAGNVYVVEAGYAYGEVWTTPRLLRIGAGGKKETVAEGGKNGPWTGVAFHNGAFYVAEGGELEGGRILRIAPDGTMARLIENIPSRGDHHTNGPVIGPDGWLYFAVGTATNSGVVGEDNYTFGWLKRYPDFHDVACRDIELAGRNFETENFLKPGAQETVLTGAFVPFGVKTEKGQIVKGRIPCSGAVMRIRPEGGSAELVAWGFRNPFGLAFSPDGRLYLTENQYDVRGSRPVFGAGDLLWEVKPGVWYGWPDYHGHHALGEGERYKVPWGHNPEQLLSKHPAAPPDPVALFGVHASADGFDFSRNPAFGYAGQAFVAEFGDEAPTTGKVLAPVGYSVVRVDTKTGVIYDFAANKGKSRGPASWLGSGGLERPVAARFNLDGTALYIVDFGVMLHHGEGAVPKQETGVLWKVTRTPSAIR, encoded by the coding sequence ATGGCCTTCGCTACCGTCCGCCTCTTCACTGCGACCATAGTACTGCTGTTCGGCCTCACGGGATGCTATGTCATGCGATCGTCGTCCGGAGGCGGACAGACATCATTCGAGCCCCCGAGAGCCGTCAATCCCGGCGATATCGCCCTTCCCGAAGGGTACCGCATCGAGCCGGTCGCCACCGGTCTCACCTTCCCCACCGGCGTTGCCTTCGATGACGCGGGAAACGTTTATGTCGTCGAGGCAGGGTACGCATACGGTGAAGTATGGACCACGCCCCGGCTGCTCCGTATAGGCGCGGGAGGGAAAAAAGAGACCGTTGCCGAGGGCGGAAAGAACGGGCCGTGGACAGGAGTGGCGTTCCATAATGGCGCGTTCTATGTGGCCGAAGGCGGGGAGCTCGAGGGCGGCCGCATCCTGCGCATTGCTCCTGACGGGACGATGGCGCGGCTGATCGAGAACATACCGAGCCGCGGCGACCACCACACCAACGGGCCGGTAATCGGCCCCGACGGGTGGCTCTACTTCGCCGTGGGCACCGCGACCAACTCCGGGGTGGTCGGCGAAGACAACTACACGTTCGGCTGGCTCAAACGATACCCGGACTTTCATGACGTGGCATGCCGGGACATCGAGCTCGCCGGCCGCAATTTCGAGACCGAAAACTTCCTGAAACCGGGAGCGCAGGAAACGGTACTGACCGGCGCGTTCGTCCCGTTCGGGGTAAAGACCGAAAAGGGGCAGATCGTTAAAGGACGTATCCCGTGCAGCGGGGCGGTGATGCGCATACGGCCCGAGGGCGGCAGCGCCGAGCTCGTTGCCTGGGGCTTCAGGAACCCCTTCGGCCTCGCCTTCTCTCCCGACGGCAGGCTCTATCTCACTGAGAACCAGTACGATGTCCGGGGGAGCCGCCCGGTATTCGGGGCCGGGGATCTGCTCTGGGAAGTAAAGCCCGGCGTGTGGTACGGGTGGCCCGACTACCACGGCCACCATGCGCTCGGCGAGGGCGAGCGCTACAAGGTCCCGTGGGGCCACAATCCCGAACAGCTGCTCTCGAAGCACCCCGCTGCTCCGCCCGATCCGGTAGCCCTCTTCGGCGTTCACGCCTCGGCGGACGGTTTCGACTTCTCGCGGAATCCCGCCTTCGGCTACGCCGGCCAGGCCTTTGTCGCGGAGTTCGGTGATGAGGCGCCCACAACCGGCAAGGTGCTCGCCCCGGTCGGCTACTCGGTGGTGCGCGTCGATACGAAGACCGGTGTCATATACGACTTTGCCGCCAATAAAGGAAAATCGAGGGGCCCCGCCTCCTGGCTCGGTTCGGGCGGACTGGAGCGGCCTGTCGCGGCCCGCTTCAACCTCGACGGCACGGCGCTCTATATCGTCGATTTCGGTGTGATGCTGCACCATGGCGAAGGCGCGGTGCCGAAGCAGGAGACCGGAGTGCTCTGGAAAGTTACGAGAACGCCTTCAGCAATCAGATAG
- the speB gene encoding agmatinase yields MQAVRHPRFLRLDPEWSSPDRAGVIILPVPYEQTTSYIKGAAEAPGAILDASQYLELYDEELDAEIFRLCGGIAALPALRFDEGCRDADAVEAIRQSVQRELDRNKMVVCIGGEHTIAIGPAQAYTERFGDISILHFDAHSDLRQVYEGSPYSHGCSMARIYDFNRNIVQVGIRSQGKEEADFIKEHRIATFYDVAIKQGRYGPGTSWHEAVIERLHDEVYITFDCDFFDPSLIPALGTPEPGGFGWDETLALLRKLSLERRIVGFDINELSPAPPYIHSQFIIAKLIYKLIGYIVTGRERAQKSPAR; encoded by the coding sequence ATGCAGGCGGTTCGTCATCCACGCTTCCTCCGCCTCGACCCTGAATGGTCGTCACCCGACCGGGCAGGGGTTATCATCCTTCCCGTCCCCTACGAACAGACCACCAGCTACATTAAAGGCGCTGCTGAGGCGCCCGGCGCGATTCTCGACGCCTCACAGTATCTCGAGCTCTACGACGAGGAGCTGGACGCGGAGATATTCAGGCTCTGCGGCGGCATCGCTGCGCTTCCCGCGCTCCGCTTCGACGAGGGCTGCAGGGACGCCGACGCGGTAGAGGCGATCCGGCAGTCGGTCCAGCGGGAGCTCGACCGTAACAAGATGGTCGTCTGCATCGGCGGCGAGCACACGATCGCGATCGGGCCTGCACAGGCGTATACCGAGCGTTTCGGTGATATCTCGATCCTCCATTTCGATGCCCATTCGGACCTGCGCCAGGTCTACGAAGGGAGCCCCTACAGCCACGGATGCTCCATGGCGCGCATCTACGACTTCAACCGGAATATCGTCCAGGTCGGCATCCGGAGCCAGGGGAAAGAGGAGGCCGATTTCATCAAGGAGCATCGCATTGCGACCTTTTACGACGTGGCTATCAAGCAGGGCCGCTACGGTCCCGGGACATCATGGCACGAAGCGGTGATCGAACGGCTGCACGACGAGGTCTATATCACCTTCGACTGCGACTTCTTCGATCCCTCGCTGATCCCGGCCCTCGGCACCCCCGAGCCGGGAGGCTTCGGCTGGGACGAGACCCTCGCCCTGCTCCGGAAGCTCTCTCTCGAGAGGAGGATCGTCGGGTTCGACATCAACGAGCTCTCGCCCGCGCCTCCCTACATCCATTCGCAATTCATCATAGCGAAGCTCATCTATAAGCTGATCGGCTACATAGTTACCGGGAGAGAGAGGGCACAGAAGAGCCCTGCCCGATGA
- a CDS encoding arginine decarboxylase, pyruvoyl-dependent, with the protein MYVATKLFLTKGVGQHREKLVSFELALRDAKIASFNIVRVSSILPPHCKIISVERGLEELSPGQVVHAVIADTATNEYHRLVAASIGIAIPKDRNKIGYLSEHHSFGGNEKTIGDYAEDLAAQMLATILGVDFDVNESYNVRLDQWKLSGQIVKTRNITQTAIGKRKVWTTVVAAAVLIPPKRHK; encoded by the coding sequence ATGTACGTCGCCACCAAACTCTTTCTTACCAAAGGCGTTGGACAGCACCGCGAGAAGCTGGTGAGCTTCGAGCTCGCCCTGCGGGATGCCAAGATCGCCTCCTTTAATATCGTCCGGGTCTCGAGCATCCTTCCCCCGCACTGCAAGATCATCTCTGTCGAGAGAGGCCTCGAAGAGTTATCGCCCGGCCAGGTGGTCCATGCCGTCATCGCGGATACCGCGACCAACGAGTACCATCGCCTGGTCGCGGCATCCATAGGCATTGCCATACCCAAGGACCGGAACAAAATAGGCTATCTCTCGGAGCACCACAGCTTCGGCGGCAACGAAAAGACGATCGGCGACTACGCCGAAGACCTCGCTGCCCAGATGCTCGCCACCATCCTCGGCGTGGACTTCGATGTGAACGAGAGCTACAACGTGCGGCTCGACCAATGGAAGCTGAGCGGCCAGATCGTAAAGACCCGCAACATCACCCAGACCGCGATCGGCAAACGGAAGGTCTGGACGACGGTCGTGGCAGCAGCCGTGCTGATCCCGCCCAAGCGGCACAAATAG